The window GCCTCCCAAACCAGTTCCCGGGCCAGGAAATCGGTCACCGAGGATTCCCTGAGCCGTTTGCTGCCCGGCGATGTGGTGGATGTTCCCACCGGCCGGGCGCCCGGACTCGCCGTCGTCCTGAGCTCCGACCACCACTCCCGCGAGCCCCGGCCCGCGGTCATGACGCTGGACAATCAGCTGCGGCGGATCGGAACCCAGGACGTGGAGGGGCCGCTGAGCCCCATCACTCGGGTCAGGATCCCCAAATCCTTTAACGCCAAGGTGCCCAAGTCGCGACGTGACCTGGCGTCATCGGTCCGAAACGCACTCCGGGAGAACCGGCCCCCCGCCCCGCCGAGCCGGAACGACGACTTCGGCCGCGCCGCTGCCCAACCTGATCAGGAAAAACGGATCGCCGAGCTGCGCCGCCAACTCCGCGCCCACCCGTGCCACGGCTGCAGCGAACGGGAGGACCACGCGCGCTGGTCCGAACGCTACTGGAAACTCCGCCAGGAAACCGACGGTCTGGTGCGCAACATCCAGGGACGCACCAACACCATCGCCAAGACCTTCGACCGGGTGTGCGGTGTGCTCTCCAGCTACGGCTACCTGGAAACGTCCGACACCGGAGCGCTCACCATCAGCCCCGACGGTCAACGGCTGCGCCGGATCTACGGCGAAAAGGACCTGCTGATCTCGCAGTCCCTGCGGCTGGGCGCGTTCAACGACCTCGACGCCGCCGAGGTCGCTGCCCTCGCCAGTGTCCTGGTTTACCAGGCCAAACGCGAGGAACGCGGACTCCGGCCCAAGATGCCAAGCGTCTCGCTGGAATCGGCTGTCGACATCGTGGTCTCTGAGTGGTCCGCGCTGGAAGATGTTGAGGAAGCCAACAAGCTGCCGCTGACCGGAGAACCCGAGCTCGGCCTGGTCTGGCCGATCTTCAAGTGGGCCAGGGGCCGGCACCTGCAGGACGTCCTCAGCGGCACAGACCTGGCGGCCGGCGATTTCGTCCGGTGGGTGAAGCAGGTCATTGACCTGCTGGACCAGCTCGCGAAAATCCCGACGCTGGACCCGCGGGTCTCGCGGCTCTGCGGGGAGGCGATCAAACTGATTAAGCGCGGCGTCGTCGCCTACTCCTCCGTGGCGTGACCGCCCCGGCCACCCGGCCCGTCCCCACCGTCGTCTCATCCGTCCGGCCTGTGCCGGGCACCAGTTGCAAGGAGTCCCAGAGTCATGACCGATTTCCCGGCCACCCCCGCGCCGCACAAGGTAACGCTGTACCGGAACGGTTCGGTCTACACCGCCGCGGACCCCTTCGCCACGGCCATGCTGGTCGACGGCGACACCGTTGCCTGGGTTGGTTCCGAGCAGGCTGCCACCTCGATCGCCGACGCCTCCATGGACGTCATTGACCTTCACGGTGCGCTGCTCGCCCCCGGCTTCGTGGATTCCCATATCCACCTCACCGAGACGGGCATTGCGCTGGACTCGCTGCAGCTCGCCGGTGTGCGTTCTGCCGGGGAACTGCTCGACGCCGTCGCCAGCGCCGCCGGCTCCAGCGCAGGCGGCACCGTCCTGGGCCACGGCTGGGACGAGACCCGGTGGCCGGACCCGGCGCTGCCCTCCCGCGGGGAACTCGAACGCGCGGCCGGCGGACGGAACGTCTACCTCTCCCGGGTTGACGTGCACTCGGCCCTGGTGTCCTCCTCACTGGCGGCGGCAGCAGACCTGGACGGCGCCGACGGCTCCGGTGCCGGCAGCCAGGTCAAACGTGCCGCGCACACCGCTGCCCGGCTCGCGGCCCGCCGGCTGCCCGCCGCGGCGTTGCGCGGATACCAGCAGCGGGCCCTCGCCGAAGCGGCAGCCAACGGCTATGTGGCCCTTGCCGAAATGGCGGCACCGCATATCGGCAGCGTCCAGGACCTTCAGCTGGCCTCCGCCTGGAACACGGGACCGGACGCGGTCCCGGAGATTTTGCCGTACTGGGGCGAGCTGGCCACGTCGGCAGATCATGCCCGGTCCATTCTCGACGGCCTGGGTGTTCCAGTGCTCGGCCTTGCCGGTGACCTCAACATGGACGGCTCGATCGGTTCGCGGACCGCGGCGCTGCGCGCCGACTACACCGACGCCCCAGGGGAGCGCGGCAGCCTGTACCTGTCCGTGGCGGAGGCCGCGGCCCACCTGGCCGCGTGCTCGCTGCTGGGCGTCCAGGCCGGATTCCATGTGATTGGCGACGCCGGACTGGATGCCGCGCTCGACGCCCTCGACCTGGCAGCGGCAGAAGTCGGAGAACAGAAAGTCAGATCCGCCGGCCACCGCCTCGAACACGTTGAACTCGCCGACGCCGAATCCATCCGCAGGCTCGCCAGCTACTCCGTGACGGTCAGCGCCCAGCCCGGCTTTGATGCGGCCTGGGGGAGGGCAGACGGTCTCTACGCCCGGCGCCTTGGGTCCCGGCGCGGTGGCATGAACCCCTTCGCCTCCATTTACGCCGCCGGAGTCCCGATCTGCTTTGGCAGCGACAGCCCGGTCACGCCCTTGCGGCCCTGGGACAGCGTCCGGGCCTGCCTGCAGCACAACAACCCCGCGGAACAGATCTCGGCCCGTGCGGCCTTCCTCGGCCACACCCGGGCCGGCTGGCGGGCTGCCCGGTACCGGAACCCGATGGCCGGCCAGCTGGTGCCCGGCGCTCCCGCAAGTTTCGCCGTATGGGAAGTGGAGGAGCTCATGGTCCAGGTAGCCGACGGCCGGGTCCAGTCCTGGAGCACCGATCCCCGCGCCCGCACGCCGCTGCTGCCTGCCCTGGATACCGGCACCGAGCCGGCCTGCCTGCAGACCGTCCGGGACGGCCGGGAACTGTTCGCCAGCGGCTCGCTCCGGGCCTGACCAAGGTCCGGGCCGGCGAGGTCCGCCCCGAAACTTCAACCGCGCGGATGCCGCCCTGACCTGCGGCAATAGAAGAATCGGCAGGTCACGGAGCGGTTGACAGATCACGGCCTCCCCGTAGCATTGAGGGTCAACGGAGGGTTTGCGGACGACGCATCCTCCGGACGTCCCCCGGTCATTTGGATTTGCCACCATCGCGGTAACTCGTCTTGGTCGTGGGTACCCCCAGGGGGCGGGTCCACTTCGCAGCAGAAAACGGTTCCGGCGGCGCCTTCGGCTGGCTGCCGGAACTGGCCCGAAGCGGGTGGACCTGCCCGGAAACCATGTGGGCTCAACAGGTCCGGCGATTGCCTATAATGGAGAGTTGCGCCCGGCGTCGGTTCACTGACGCCCGGCGTTCGACCGCTCCCTTCAAGGAAAGGCCCCGCTGTGCGTGTCCTCACGATTATCCCGACCTACAACGAGCTGGAATCGTTGCCCAAGACCCTCGGGCGCCTGCGCACTGCCGTGCCGCACTCCGACGTTCTGGTGGTAGATGACAACAGCCCCGACGGCACCGGGCAGCTGGCGGACCGCTTCGCCGCTGAGGACAGCCAGGTCCACGTCCTGCACCGCGCAGGCAAGGCCGGGCTCGGCGCCGCCTACATCGCCGGATTCAGGTGGGGCCTCGACGCCGGTTACGACGTCCTTGTCGAGATGGACGCCGACGGTTCGCACCAGCCGGAACAGCTTCCCCAGTTGCTGGAGGCTGTCGAGCAGGGCGCCGACCTTGCCATGGGCTCCCGCTGGGTGCCCGGCGGCAGCGTCGTGAACTGGCCGCTGTACCGGCAGGCCATCTCCCGGGTCGGCAGCACCTACGCCCGGCTTCTTCTGGGCCTGCAGATCAAGGACGTCACCGGGGGCTTCCGGGCGTTCCGCCGGAGCACTCTGGAGAAACTGAACCTCGACGCCGTCGACTCGGTCGGCTACGGTTTCCAGGTGGATCTGGCGTGGCGTGTAGCGAAGCTGGGGCTGACAATCGTCGAACGCCCCATTACCTTCGTTGAGCGCGAGCTCGGCGCTTCAAAGATGAGCGGCAACATCGTGGTCGAGGCCATGGTCAACGTGACGAAGTGGGGACTGGCTGCCCGCTGGAACACCCTCGCCGGGAAACTCAGCCGCAGCAAATCCTGAACCGGACGGCGCACGCAAAGGGCCGGATCCGTATCCCGACGCGGGAATGCGGATCCGGCCCTTTTGTGCTGTGACGGCGGCTGTGGCCCTAGGCCGAACGGCGTTCG is drawn from Micrococcaceae bacterium Sec5.8 and contains these coding sequences:
- a CDS encoding amidohydrolase family protein, with the protein product MTDFPATPAPHKVTLYRNGSVYTAADPFATAMLVDGDTVAWVGSEQAATSIADASMDVIDLHGALLAPGFVDSHIHLTETGIALDSLQLAGVRSAGELLDAVASAAGSSAGGTVLGHGWDETRWPDPALPSRGELERAAGGRNVYLSRVDVHSALVSSSLAAAADLDGADGSGAGSQVKRAAHTAARLAARRLPAAALRGYQQRALAEAAANGYVALAEMAAPHIGSVQDLQLASAWNTGPDAVPEILPYWGELATSADHARSILDGLGVPVLGLAGDLNMDGSIGSRTAALRADYTDAPGERGSLYLSVAEAAAHLAACSLLGVQAGFHVIGDAGLDAALDALDLAAAEVGEQKVRSAGHRLEHVELADAESIRRLASYSVTVSAQPGFDAAWGRADGLYARRLGSRRGGMNPFASIYAAGVPICFGSDSPVTPLRPWDSVRACLQHNNPAEQISARAAFLGHTRAGWRAARYRNPMAGQLVPGAPASFAVWEVEELMVQVADGRVQSWSTDPRARTPLLPALDTGTEPACLQTVRDGRELFASGSLRA
- a CDS encoding polyprenol monophosphomannose synthase translates to MRVLTIIPTYNELESLPKTLGRLRTAVPHSDVLVVDDNSPDGTGQLADRFAAEDSQVHVLHRAGKAGLGAAYIAGFRWGLDAGYDVLVEMDADGSHQPEQLPQLLEAVEQGADLAMGSRWVPGGSVVNWPLYRQAISRVGSTYARLLLGLQIKDVTGGFRAFRRSTLEKLNLDAVDSVGYGFQVDLAWRVAKLGLTIVERPITFVERELGASKMSGNIVVEAMVNVTKWGLAARWNTLAGKLSRSKS